Proteins encoded together in one Microcebus murinus isolate Inina chromosome 16, M.murinus_Inina_mat1.0, whole genome shotgun sequence window:
- the TMEM74B gene encoding transmembrane protein 74B, giving the protein MASHPGLELKTLSNGPQVPRRPSPPGPAAPPREGVDNACFSSEEHETHFQNPGNTRPGSSPSPPGGVPSLLRSQRDDLSLHSEEGPGLEPVSRPVDYGFVSALVFLVSGILLVVTAYAIPREARVNPDTVTAREMERLEMYYARLGSHLDKCIIAGLGLLTVGGMLLSVLLMVSLCKGELYRRRTFVPGRGSRKTYGSINLRMRQLNGDGGQALVENEVVQVPETSHTLQVS; this is encoded by the coding sequence TCCCAAGGAGACCGTCTCCCCCGGGCCCAGCAGCCCCACCCAGAGAGGGTGTGGATAATGCCTGCTTCTCCTCGGAGGAGCATGAGACCCATTTCCAGAACCCTGGGAACACCAGACCGGGCAGCTCTCCCAGTCCCCCAGGGGGTGTCCCCTCACTTCTTCGATCCCAGCGGGATGATCTGTCCCTACATTCAGAGGAGGGGCCAGGCCTGGAGCCCGTGAGCCGCCCAGTGGATTATGGCTTCGTTTCTGCCTTGGTTTTCCTGGTGAGTGGGATCCTCCTGGTGGTGACAGCCTACGCCATCCCCCGAGAGGCCCGCGTCAACCCGGACACAGTGACAGCGCGGGAGATGGAACGACTAGAGATGTACTATGCCCGCCTGGGCTCCCACCTGGACAAGTGCATCATCGCGGGCCTGGGGCTGCTCACGGTGGGCGGCATGCTCCTGTCGGTGCTGCTCATGGTCTCCCTGTGCAAGGGCGAGCTCTACCGCCGGCGGACCTTCGTCCCCGGCAGGGGCTCCAGAAAGACCTATGGCTCCATCAACCTGCGCATGAGACAGCTCAATGGGGACGGGGGCCAGGCCCTGGTGGAGAACGAAGTTGTCCAGGTCCCAGAGACTAGCCACACTCTCCAGGTCTCTTAA